A single Rubrivivax gelatinosus IL144 DNA region contains:
- a CDS encoding class I SAM-dependent methyltransferase: MLERTRELLDSFYRGDPQPGIDGVTHALDPATRVSREQGELLAALHERLRPAVSIEIGMAYGYSTLFIADAMHEHGYGRHFAIDPFQRGHWHGIALAALERLDFGHRVRHVNDYSLPALVRMHEQGVRADYVFIDGMHTFDGAFVDFVCADRLLNVGGIIVLDDMWMPSIRKVAAFIAANLEHYQVVDTPVANVFCVMKKAEDRRAWDHFADFG, encoded by the coding sequence ATGCTCGAACGCACGCGCGAGTTGCTGGACAGCTTCTACCGCGGAGACCCCCAGCCCGGCATCGACGGCGTGACACACGCGCTCGACCCCGCGACACGCGTCAGCCGCGAGCAGGGCGAACTGCTGGCGGCACTGCACGAGCGGCTGCGGCCGGCGGTGTCGATCGAGATCGGCATGGCCTACGGCTACTCGACGCTGTTCATCGCCGACGCCATGCACGAACACGGCTACGGCCGGCACTTCGCGATCGACCCCTTTCAGCGCGGGCACTGGCACGGCATCGCACTGGCGGCGCTGGAGCGCCTGGACTTCGGCCACCGCGTGCGCCACGTCAACGACTATTCGCTGCCGGCGCTGGTGCGCATGCACGAGCAGGGCGTTCGTGCCGACTACGTCTTCATCGACGGCATGCACACCTTCGACGGCGCCTTCGTCGACTTCGTCTGCGCCGACCGGCTGCTCAACGTCGGCGGCATCATCGTGCTCGACGACATGTGGATGCCGTCGATCCGCAAGGTCGCGGCCTTCATCGCCGCCAACCTGGAGCACTACCAGGTCGTCGACACCCCGGTGGCCAACGTCTTCTGCGTGATGAAGAAGGCCGAGGACCGCCGCGCCTGGGACCACTTCGCCGACTTCGGCTGA
- a CDS encoding O-linked N-acetylglucosamine transferase, SPINDLY family protein has product MSPALSAPIRPQSAAAAPHARNVPQRGSPGAHQQWNQGVALARQGRLVEAVACLERAVRMSPSVPLYWLNLASVRRKLFRYAEAIDAARRAFALNTADETACHLLVELLRTNNRGAEALEALDTLDATVPRTARHWLLRGSLLMTAQEWQDAALAFLQVLQEKPADLEAYQQLGFALANLRRYGDSAECFRTISILEPAHFGAAVYAAHYAAWACDWSQGVEDQQRLANALALQTDPTQTTSFSPFCLLSMNDDAAFHRAAAEIEAARIERLVIAGAGRGAYTAWPRAAEAVASGRIRVGFVSADFRTHATSMLAVRTLEKLPRDRFEVVLYSHGADDGSALRERMIAAADRFVDCNEMSATEQAQQIHDDGIALLVDMSGYTGNTRIGVFALRPAPVRTLWLAYPSTLGARFVDYVVGDPILTPLEHAEDFTEHIAQLPLCYEPTDPLREHPEPSSRAEAGLPEHAFVFACFNQSYKITEPVFTRWCRILERVPGSVLWLLVPQVEIQAALRARAAERGIEPERLIFAPFVTPSEHLARLPQADLFLDTFPYGAHTTCSDALWMGLPVLTQIGRSFSARVAASLLAAVGLPELAVESEEAYEELAVRLATVPGELQRARQHLDTKRLELPLFDNERFTPELAALFERMVGRWRDGLPPAPLAAEPLKHA; this is encoded by the coding sequence ATGTCCCCAGCCCTCTCCGCCCCGATCCGCCCGCAGTCCGCCGCGGCTGCACCGCATGCGCGCAACGTGCCGCAGCGTGGCAGTCCGGGCGCCCACCAGCAGTGGAACCAGGGCGTCGCGCTCGCGCGCCAGGGGCGGCTGGTGGAGGCCGTGGCCTGTCTGGAGCGTGCCGTGCGCATGTCGCCGAGCGTGCCGCTGTACTGGCTGAACCTGGCCAGCGTGCGGCGCAAGCTGTTCCGATATGCCGAAGCCATCGACGCCGCACGCCGCGCCTTCGCGCTGAACACCGCCGACGAGACCGCCTGCCACCTGCTGGTCGAACTGCTGCGCACCAACAACCGCGGTGCCGAGGCGCTGGAGGCGCTGGACACGCTGGATGCGACCGTGCCGCGCACCGCGCGCCACTGGCTGCTGCGCGGCTCGCTGCTGATGACGGCGCAGGAGTGGCAGGACGCCGCGCTCGCCTTCCTTCAGGTGTTGCAGGAGAAGCCGGCCGACCTGGAGGCCTACCAGCAGCTCGGCTTCGCGCTCGCCAACCTGCGCCGCTACGGTGACTCGGCCGAGTGCTTCCGCACGATCTCGATCCTCGAGCCGGCGCACTTCGGTGCCGCCGTCTACGCCGCGCACTACGCCGCCTGGGCCTGCGACTGGAGCCAGGGCGTCGAGGACCAGCAGCGCCTGGCCAACGCGCTGGCACTGCAGACCGACCCGACGCAGACGACCTCGTTCAGCCCGTTCTGCCTGCTGTCGATGAACGACGACGCCGCGTTCCACCGCGCCGCCGCCGAGATCGAGGCCGCGCGCATCGAACGCCTGGTCATCGCCGGTGCCGGCCGCGGCGCCTATACCGCTTGGCCGCGCGCCGCCGAGGCGGTGGCCTCCGGCCGCATCCGCGTGGGCTTCGTCTCCGCCGACTTCCGCACCCACGCCACCAGCATGCTGGCCGTGCGCACGCTGGAGAAGCTTCCGCGCGATCGTTTCGAGGTCGTGCTCTATTCGCACGGCGCCGACGACGGCTCGGCGCTGCGCGAGCGCATGATCGCCGCGGCCGACCGCTTCGTCGACTGCAACGAGATGAGCGCCACCGAGCAGGCGCAGCAGATCCACGACGACGGCATCGCGCTGCTCGTCGACATGAGCGGCTACACCGGCAACACCCGCATAGGCGTCTTCGCGCTGCGCCCGGCGCCGGTGCGCACGCTGTGGCTGGCCTATCCGAGCACGCTGGGTGCACGTTTCGTCGACTACGTCGTCGGCGACCCCATCCTCACGCCGCTGGAGCACGCCGAGGACTTCACCGAGCACATCGCCCAGCTGCCGCTGTGCTACGAGCCGACCGACCCGTTGCGCGAGCACCCCGAGCCCTCGTCGCGCGCCGAGGCCGGGCTGCCCGAGCACGCGTTCGTCTTCGCCTGCTTCAACCAGAGCTACAAGATCACCGAGCCGGTGTTCACGCGCTGGTGCCGCATCCTCGAGCGTGTGCCCGGCAGCGTGCTGTGGCTGCTGGTGCCGCAGGTGGAGATCCAGGCCGCGCTGCGCGCGCGTGCCGCCGAACGCGGCATCGAGCCCGAGCGCCTGATCTTCGCCCCCTTCGTCACGCCCAGCGAGCACCTGGCGCGCCTGCCGCAGGCCGACCTGTTCCTCGACACCTTCCCCTACGGCGCGCACACCACCTGCTCGGACGCGCTGTGGATGGGTCTGCCGGTGCTGACCCAGATCGGCCGCAGCTTCTCGGCGCGTGTCGCCGCCAGCCTGCTGGCCGCCGTCGGCCTGCCCGAGCTGGCGGTCGAGTCCGAGGAGGCCTACGAGGAACTCGCGGTGCGCCTGGCGACCGTGCCGGGCGAGCTGCAGCGCGCGCGCCAACACCTGGACACCAAGCGCCTGGAGCTGCCGCTGTTCGACAACGAGCGCTTCACGCCCGAGCTGGCCGCGCTGTTCGAGCGCATGGTCGGCCGCTGGCGCGACGGCCTGCCGCCGGCACCGCTGGCCGCCGAGCCGCTGAAGCACGCCTGA
- the fliD gene encoding flagellar filament capping protein FliD, producing the protein MATITSTGLGSGLDVESIVTKLMSIERRPLALLQNQQDSLNTKLSAVGKLTSYTGALRDAANSLASVLTWKQTKSSSSDSASVTVSTETGAALGNYAVNVSRLASVQTTVSKAFASSTAAVGTGTLKIELGSWAGEPSPTGFNAKSGSTPVTVTITDADNTLEKIRDKINSAKAGVSATIVNDASGARLALRSTDTGAENGFRITATETSDDGSATTGLSTLGFDAAGSSPMTRTQTAVNAAATINGIAISSASNTLKNVADGMTLTLNKATGSDVAVAVTADDDAITSAVDTFVKSFNDLAGYIRDNTQYDATKKTGGVLQGDRTTGNLLSQLRGVINEGSTASSVYSRLSDVGIAMGADGKLAVNKTKLQNALSSNREELRKLFAADTGTTSSSGFMDRFRDLGRSALDTDGLLTTRSEGLKAEITLNSKSQDAMETRLTSTEARVRRQYQALDSSMASLSGLSNYVSQQLAALNKSS; encoded by the coding sequence ATGGCCACGATCACCTCTACCGGTCTCGGCAGCGGCCTGGACGTCGAATCGATCGTCACCAAGCTGATGTCGATCGAGAGGCGTCCGCTGGCGCTGCTGCAGAACCAGCAGGACTCGCTCAACACCAAGCTGTCGGCGGTCGGCAAGCTCACCAGCTACACCGGCGCGCTGCGCGACGCGGCGAACTCGCTGGCCTCGGTGCTGACCTGGAAGCAGACCAAGTCCTCCAGCAGCGACTCCGCCTCGGTGACGGTGAGCACCGAGACCGGCGCCGCGCTGGGCAATTACGCGGTCAACGTGTCGCGGCTGGCGAGCGTGCAGACGACCGTCAGCAAGGCCTTCGCCTCGTCGACCGCCGCAGTGGGCACCGGCACGCTGAAGATCGAGCTCGGCAGCTGGGCCGGCGAGCCCTCGCCCACCGGCTTCAACGCCAAGAGCGGCAGCACGCCGGTGACGGTGACCATCACCGACGCCGACAACACGCTGGAGAAGATCCGCGACAAGATCAACTCGGCCAAGGCCGGCGTGTCGGCGACCATCGTCAACGACGCCAGCGGCGCGCGGCTGGCGCTGCGCTCCACGGACACCGGCGCCGAGAACGGCTTTCGCATCACCGCCACCGAGACCTCCGACGACGGCAGCGCCACCACCGGGCTGTCGACGCTGGGCTTCGACGCCGCCGGCAGCAGCCCGATGACGCGCACCCAGACCGCGGTCAACGCCGCGGCGACGATCAACGGCATCGCCATCAGCTCGGCCAGCAACACGCTGAAGAACGTCGCCGACGGCATGACGCTGACGCTCAACAAGGCAACCGGCAGCGACGTCGCGGTGGCCGTGACGGCCGACGACGACGCCATCACCAGCGCCGTCGACACCTTCGTCAAGTCGTTCAACGACCTCGCCGGCTACATCCGCGACAACACCCAGTATGACGCGACGAAGAAGACCGGCGGCGTGCTGCAGGGCGACCGCACGACGGGCAACCTGCTGTCGCAGCTGCGCGGCGTCATCAACGAAGGCAGCACCGCGTCGTCGGTGTACTCGCGGCTGTCGGACGTCGGCATCGCGATGGGCGCCGACGGCAAGCTCGCGGTCAACAAGACCAAGCTGCAGAACGCGCTGAGCAGCAACCGCGAAGAGCTGCGCAAGCTCTTCGCCGCCGACACCGGCACGACGTCGAGCTCGGGCTTCATGGACCGCTTCCGCGACCTGGGACGCAGCGCGCTGGACACCGACGGCCTGCTGACCACGCGCAGCGAGGGCCTGAAGGCCGAGATCACGCTCAACAGCAAGAGCCAGGACGCGATGGAGACCCGGCTGACGAGCACCGAGGCCCGCGTGCGGCGCCAGTACCAGGCGCTGGACTCGAGCATGGCCAGCCTGTCGGGCCTGTCGAACTACGTCTCGCAGCAGCTCGCGGCGCTGAACAAGTCGAGCTGA
- a CDS encoding flagellin domain-containing protein, giving the protein MASTINTNINSLTAQRNLASSQSALATSMQRLSSGLRVNSSKDDAAGLAIAERMNAQVRGMNVATRNANDGISLAQTAEGALGKVGDSLQRMRELAVQARNASNSNADKDSLDKEFGELAKEIQRVLGGTTFNGKHILGSAAGSLTFQVGANTTSDDSIDIVTTNMTSDSTITSVAGTDNTGAGRAKIDSSATTATIKTVIDALDKAIDTVNTQRATMGASQSRFDAVISNLQTSIENQSAARSRIMDADFAAETSNLSRSQILQQAGNAMVAQANQLPQQVLSLLR; this is encoded by the coding sequence ATGGCATCGACCATCAACACCAACATCAACTCGCTGACGGCGCAGCGCAACCTTGCGTCTTCGCAATCGGCGCTGGCGACCTCGATGCAGCGCCTGTCCTCGGGCCTGCGCGTCAACAGCTCGAAGGACGACGCGGCCGGCCTCGCGATCGCCGAACGCATGAACGCGCAAGTGCGCGGCATGAACGTCGCCACGCGCAATGCCAATGACGGCATCTCGCTGGCGCAGACCGCCGAAGGCGCGCTGGGCAAGGTCGGCGACTCGCTGCAACGCATGCGTGAACTCGCCGTCCAGGCGCGCAACGCGTCGAACTCCAATGCCGACAAGGACTCGCTGGACAAGGAATTCGGCGAACTCGCCAAGGAAATCCAGCGCGTGCTGGGTGGCACGACCTTCAACGGCAAGCACATCCTCGGCTCCGCGGCCGGTTCGCTCACCTTCCAGGTCGGCGCCAACACGACCAGCGACGACTCGATCGACATCGTCACGACCAACATGACGAGCGACTCGACGATCACCTCGGTCGCCGGCACCGACAACACCGGCGCCGGTCGCGCCAAGATCGACTCGTCGGCGACGACGGCAACGATCAAGACCGTCATCGACGCGCTCGACAAGGCGATCGACACGGTCAACACCCAGCGCGCGACGATGGGTGCCTCGCAGAGCCGCTTCGACGCCGTGATCTCGAACCTGCAGACCTCGATCGAGAACCAATCGGCCGCCCGCAGCCGCATCATGGATGCAGACTTCGCGGCCGAAACCTCGAACCTGAGCCGCTCGCAGATCCTGCAGCAGGCCGGCAACGCGATGGTCGCCCAGGCCAACCAGCTGCCCCAGCAGGTGCTGTCGCTGCTGCGCTGA
- a CDS encoding flagellin domain-containing protein: MPQTINTNLASLNAQRNLAASQSSLATSMQRLSSGLRVNSAKDDAAGLAIAERMNAQVRGMNVAIRNANDGISMAQTAEGALGKVGDALQRMRELAVQARNASNSDDDKESLDKEFGELAKEIQRVLGGTTFNGKHILGSEAASLTFQVGANTTADDTIVLTTSDLTQAAEITSIAGTYTDVAGTRKSIGSAASVAAIGLVIDGIDDAINKVNTERATLGASQSRFDAVISNLMVSSENQSAARSRIMDADFASETANLSRAQILQQAGNAMVAQANQLPQQVLRLLQG; the protein is encoded by the coding sequence ATGCCGCAGACCATCAACACGAACCTGGCCTCGCTGAACGCGCAGCGCAACCTCGCGGCCTCGCAGTCCTCGCTGGCGACCTCGATGCAGCGCCTGTCCTCGGGCCTGCGCGTCAACAGCGCCAAGGACGACGCCGCCGGCCTGGCGATCGCCGAACGCATGAACGCCCAGGTGCGCGGCATGAACGTCGCGATCCGCAACGCCAACGACGGCATCTCGATGGCGCAGACGGCCGAAGGCGCGCTGGGCAAGGTCGGCGACGCGCTGCAGCGCATGCGCGAACTGGCGGTGCAGGCGCGCAACGCCTCCAACTCCGACGACGACAAGGAGTCGCTGGACAAGGAGTTCGGCGAGCTGGCCAAGGAAATCCAGCGCGTGCTGGGCGGCACCACCTTCAACGGCAAGCACATCCTCGGCTCCGAGGCGGCGTCGCTGACCTTCCAGGTCGGCGCCAACACGACCGCCGACGACACGATCGTGCTGACCACCTCCGACCTGACGCAGGCCGCCGAGATCACCTCGATCGCCGGCACCTACACCGACGTCGCCGGCACGCGCAAGAGCATCGGCTCGGCCGCCTCGGTCGCGGCGATCGGCCTGGTCATCGACGGCATCGACGACGCGATCAACAAGGTCAACACCGAGCGCGCGACGCTGGGTGCGTCGCAGAGCCGCTTCGACGCCGTGATCTCCAACCTGATGGTCTCGTCGGAGAACCAGTCGGCCGCGCGCAGCCGCATCATGGACGCCGACTTCGCCTCCGAGACCGCGAACCTGAGCCGCGCTCAGATCCTGCAGCAGGCCGGCAACGCGATGGTCGCCCAGGCCAACCAGCTGCCGCAGCAGGTGCTGCGCCTGCTGCAAGGCTGA
- a CDS encoding flagellin domain-containing protein, whose product MPSTINTNLASLNAQRNLSASQSSLATSMQRLSSGLRVNSAKDDAAGLAIAERMNAQVRGMTVAARNANDGISLAQTAEGALGKVGDSLQRMRELAVQARNASNSNADKDSLDKEFGELAKEIQRVLGGTTFNGKHILASEAGSLTFQVGANTTTDDTIDVITTNLTGDATITSVAGTDNIGTGRSKIDSSATTATIKTVIDALDKAIDTVNTQRATMGASQSRFDAVISSLQTSIENQSAARSRIMDADFAAETSNLSRSQILQQAGNAMVAQANQLPQQVLSLLRG is encoded by the coding sequence ATGCCCTCGACCATCAACACGAACCTCGCTTCGCTGAACGCGCAGCGCAACCTCTCGGCCTCGCAGTCCTCGCTGGCCACCTCGATGCAGCGCCTGTCCTCGGGCCTGCGCGTCAACAGCGCCAAGGACGACGCCGCAGGACTGGCGATCGCCGAACGCATGAACGCCCAGGTGCGCGGCATGACGGTGGCGGCCCGCAACGCCAACGACGGCATCTCGCTGGCGCAGACCGCCGAAGGCGCGCTGGGCAAGGTCGGCGACTCGCTGCAGCGCATGCGTGAACTGGCCGTCCAGGCGCGCAACGCCTCGAACTCCAACGCCGACAAGGACTCGCTGGACAAGGAGTTCGGCGAACTGGCCAAGGAAATCCAGCGCGTGCTGGGCGGCACCACCTTCAACGGCAAGCACATCCTGGCATCGGAGGCCGGTTCGCTGACCTTCCAGGTCGGCGCCAACACGACCACCGACGACACGATCGACGTCATCACCACCAACCTCACCGGGGACGCGACGATCACCTCGGTGGCCGGCACCGACAACATCGGCACCGGACGCTCGAAGATCGACTCGTCGGCGACGACGGCGACGATCAAGACCGTCATCGACGCGCTCGACAAGGCGATCGACACCGTCAACACCCAGCGCGCGACGATGGGCGCCTCGCAGAGCCGCTTCGACGCCGTCATCTCCAGCCTGCAGACCTCGATCGAGAACCAGTCGGCCGCACGCAGCCGCATCATGGATGCCGACTTCGCGGCCGAAACCTCGAACCTGAGCCGCTCGCAGATCCTGCAGCAGGCCGGCAACGCGATGGTCGCCCAGGCCAACCAGCTGCCCCAGCAGGTACTGTCGCTGCTGCGCGGCTGA
- the fliS gene encoding flagellar export chaperone FliS, with the protein MFSTATAYARPQQFANAYRHIGTETGVSGATPHRLVAMLFEGYMDAVAQARGGMRAGNVERKSRGIQRALRIVGEGLRENLDMKSGGRLAQDLNDLYGYLELRLTQANIRNDEAILDECQRLMQPLQDAWNAIGETVGGFSGRG; encoded by the coding sequence ATGTTCAGCACCGCCACCGCGTACGCCCGCCCGCAGCAGTTCGCCAACGCCTACCGGCACATCGGTACCGAGACCGGCGTCAGCGGGGCCACGCCGCACCGCCTGGTGGCGATGCTGTTCGAAGGCTACATGGACGCCGTCGCCCAGGCCCGAGGCGGCATGCGCGCCGGCAACGTCGAACGCAAGAGCCGCGGCATCCAGCGTGCGCTGCGCATCGTCGGCGAAGGCCTGCGCGAGAACCTGGACATGAAGTCCGGCGGCCGCCTGGCGCAGGACCTGAACGACCTGTACGGCTACCTGGAGCTGCGCCTGACGCAGGCCAACATCCGCAACGACGAGGCCATCCTCGACGAATGCCAGCGCCTGATGCAGCCGCTGCAGGATGCCTGGAACGCCATCGGCGAAACCGTCGGCGGTTTCTCCGGCCGGGGTTGA
- a CDS encoding glycosyltransferase family 2 protein: MHVAVVTPYYKESRAWVQRCLDSVRAQTRACEHIVVADGHPQDWIDTAGVRHIRLDRAHGDYGNTPRSIGAQLALSEGYDAVAFLDADNWYEPDHLEACITAAEASGADYVAARRNWVREDGSRMPYESDEDRRGTHVDTNCFFLTFGAFHTLARWLMMPKPMAMLGDRFFLASLREDGLCGAKTSRPTVNYLCTWAHVFREIGEEPPASAKDGLPTAKLRRWVGQLQNEDFRQIKRLAGCDLQALLDMRPSPG; this comes from the coding sequence ATGCACGTCGCCGTCGTCACGCCGTACTACAAGGAATCGCGCGCCTGGGTGCAGCGCTGCCTGGACAGCGTGCGCGCGCAGACGCGCGCGTGCGAGCACATCGTCGTCGCCGACGGCCACCCGCAGGACTGGATCGACACCGCGGGCGTGCGCCACATCCGGCTCGACCGCGCGCACGGCGACTACGGCAACACGCCGCGCTCGATCGGGGCCCAGCTCGCGCTGTCCGAGGGCTACGACGCCGTCGCCTTCCTCGACGCCGACAACTGGTACGAGCCCGATCACCTCGAGGCCTGCATCACGGCCGCCGAAGCCAGCGGCGCCGATTACGTCGCCGCACGCCGCAACTGGGTGCGCGAAGACGGTTCGCGCATGCCCTACGAGTCCGACGAGGACCGGCGCGGCACGCACGTCGACACCAACTGCTTCTTCCTGACCTTCGGGGCGTTCCACACCCTCGCGCGCTGGCTGATGATGCCCAAGCCGATGGCCATGCTGGGCGACCGCTTCTTCCTCGCCTCGCTGCGCGAGGACGGCCTGTGCGGCGCGAAGACCTCGCGGCCGACGGTCAACTACCTCTGCACCTGGGCCCACGTGTTCCGCGAGATCGGCGAGGAGCCGCCGGCGTCGGCCAAGGACGGGCTGCCCACCGCCAAGTTGCGGCGCTGGGTGGGCCAGTTGCAGAATGAAGACTTCCGACAGATCAAGCGTCTGGCCGGCTGCGACCTGCAGGCCTTGCTGGACATGCGCCCGTCCCCGGGCTGA
- a CDS encoding flagellar brake protein produces the protein MFQDTRPADLDDGGSIDRWAEFRVEHPRELQALLRQLCDGNVPVHLNAPGGIGLTTTLWSLDAASDRLSFSADDGHPGLQGLVDADEATAVAYLDSVKLQFELQGLLLVRSARACALQAQIPRSLYRFQRRSAFRVRPQGRTAPTARLRHPAIPEMSLALRVIDISAGGCALLLPHDVPPMAPGIQIADVQIELDVETRFTLALALRHVTALPADGQGLRLGCEWVALPPGAERLLQRWIDLTQRRRRLMSL, from the coding sequence ATGTTCCAGGACACCCGCCCCGCCGATCTGGACGACGGCGGTTCGATCGACCGGTGGGCCGAGTTCCGCGTCGAGCACCCGCGCGAGCTGCAGGCGCTGCTGCGCCAGCTCTGCGACGGCAACGTGCCGGTGCACCTGAACGCACCCGGCGGCATCGGGCTCACGACGACGCTGTGGTCGCTGGACGCGGCCTCGGACCGGCTGTCGTTCAGCGCCGACGACGGCCACCCCGGGCTGCAGGGCCTGGTCGATGCCGACGAGGCGACGGCCGTGGCCTACCTCGACAGCGTCAAGCTGCAGTTCGAGCTGCAGGGCCTGCTGCTGGTGCGCAGCGCCCGCGCCTGCGCGCTGCAGGCCCAGATCCCGCGTTCGCTCTACCGCTTCCAGCGCCGCAGCGCCTTCCGCGTGCGGCCGCAGGGCCGCACGGCGCCGACGGCGCGGTTGCGCCACCCGGCTATCCCCGAGATGTCGCTGGCGCTGCGCGTGATCGACATCAGCGCCGGCGGCTGCGCGCTGCTGCTGCCGCACGACGTGCCGCCGATGGCCCCGGGCATCCAGATCGCCGACGTGCAGATCGAGCTCGACGTCGAGACCCGCTTCACGCTCGCGCTGGCGCTGCGCCACGTCACCGCGCTGCCGGCCGACGGCCAGGGCCTGCGCCTGGGCTGCGAATGGGTGGCCCTGCCGCCCGGCGCCGAGCGGCTGCTGCAGCGCTGGATCGACCTCACGCAACGCCGCCGTCGGCTGATGTCGCTGTGA
- a CDS encoding flagellar protein FliT → MNTDLLKYYEAIEQASADMLSAAKAGNWDEVVKLEGACVLLISQLKHAAREASLDAEAAKTKSRIMQRILINDAEIRHLAEPWLQDLDDTLAGREKTLH, encoded by the coding sequence ATGAACACCGACCTCCTGAAGTACTACGAGGCCATCGAGCAGGCGAGCGCCGACATGCTCTCGGCTGCCAAGGCCGGCAACTGGGACGAGGTCGTCAAGCTCGAGGGCGCCTGCGTGCTGCTGATCAGCCAGCTCAAGCACGCGGCCCGCGAAGCCTCGCTCGACGCCGAGGCGGCCAAGACCAAGTCCCGGATCATGCAGCGCATCCTCATCAACGACGCCGAGATCCGGCACCTGGCCGAGCCCTGGCTGCAGGACCTCGACGACACCCTGGCAGGCCGCGAGAAGACCCTGCACTGA